In Thioalkalivibrio sp. XN279, a single window of DNA contains:
- a CDS encoding phosphotransferase yields MQPATDIDVAILHAWDLVPGSLRPLGTGLINRTFCAQRQDGSRWVLQQLNPMFPPEVHEDIEAVTAHLAARGMPTPRLLRTRDGRLCIPAAGGAWRVMNFMPGRVVDAIESPAQAGAAGRLLARFHRALDDLAYEFRHQRPPVHEPARHFAALESALATHPAHRLRPAAGKLAAQIFAAAAALPRLSDTPPRIVHGDPKISNLVFSAGDGEGLCLVDLDTLGRMALPFELGDAMRSWCSVSSEDDPGGRFCARRFGAAVAGYAAEARGWWTAEEQGSVLAATAIIQLELAARFCADALNESYFGWNALLFASRGDHNLARAQGQLALHGSLLAQRDVLAEALERVKNPA; encoded by the coding sequence GTGCAACCCGCAACCGACATCGACGTCGCCATCCTGCATGCCTGGGACCTCGTCCCCGGCTCACTGCGGCCGCTCGGGACCGGGCTGATCAACCGGACCTTCTGCGCGCAGCGGCAGGACGGCAGCCGCTGGGTGCTGCAGCAATTGAACCCGATGTTCCCGCCCGAGGTGCACGAAGACATCGAGGCCGTCACCGCCCACCTGGCCGCGCGCGGCATGCCCACGCCGCGACTGCTGCGCACGCGCGACGGGCGGCTCTGCATCCCGGCCGCCGGGGGCGCCTGGCGGGTCATGAATTTCATGCCGGGCCGGGTGGTGGACGCAATCGAGTCGCCGGCTCAAGCCGGCGCGGCCGGCCGGCTCCTGGCACGCTTTCATCGTGCCCTCGACGACCTGGCCTACGAGTTCCGCCACCAGCGGCCGCCGGTGCACGAGCCGGCACGGCACTTTGCGGCGCTCGAGTCCGCGCTGGCGACGCACCCGGCACACCGCCTGCGGCCTGCGGCCGGCAAGTTGGCCGCGCAGATCTTCGCGGCTGCGGCGGCGTTGCCGCGGCTGTCCGACACGCCGCCGCGCATCGTCCACGGCGACCCCAAGATCAGCAACCTCGTGTTCAGCGCCGGCGACGGGGAAGGCCTGTGCCTGGTCGACCTGGACACGCTCGGGCGCATGGCCCTGCCCTTCGAGCTGGGGGACGCCATGCGCTCATGGTGCAGCGTGAGCTCCGAAGACGACCCGGGCGGCCGCTTCTGCGCCCGGCGTTTCGGCGCCGCGGTTGCCGGCTACGCCGCGGAGGCCCGCGGCTGGTGGACAGCCGAGGAGCAGGGCAGCGTGCTGGCGGCCACCGCCATCATCCAGCTGGAACTGGCGGCGCGCTTTTGCGCGGACGCCCTGAACGAATCCTATTTCGGCTGGAACGCCTTGTTGTTCGCCTCCCGTGGCGACCACAACCTGGCGCGCGCGCAGGGCCAGCTGGCGCTGCACGGCTCGCTCCTCGCCCAGCGCGACGTGCTGGCGGAGGCGCTGGAGCGGGTGAAAAACCCCGCGTAG
- the hemP gene encoding hemin uptake protein HemP gives MIKQPPEPGIADTNSVINRLAARPARIPSKVVLGGDSEVVIVHGKDEYLLRITSDNKLALSR, from the coding sequence GTGATCAAGCAACCGCCAGAGCCCGGTATCGCGGACACGAACAGCGTCATCAACCGTCTCGCCGCGCGTCCCGCGCGCATCCCGAGCAAGGTGGTGCTCGGCGGGGACAGCGAAGTCGTCATCGTCCACGGCAAGGACGAGTACCTGCTGCGTATCACCAGCGATAACAAGCTCGCCCTGAGTCGCTGA
- a CDS encoding bifunctional 2-polyprenyl-6-hydroxyphenol methylase/3-demethylubiquinol 3-O-methyltransferase UbiG codes for MSTSDRERWEARYGREGLVMGERVKPLVRELEPVLPWSGRALDIACGEGQLAVWLAQRGLDVTAVDISPSGLAKLRAQAEAAGVGVRVHGIEADLDHGLPALEPGFDLVTCIDFYSPAVMAQARHLLAPGGMLLVQVVLERTGAEARCKAQRFGADEPAAGDSPPPGDSPHRARSNEALEFAAGMRLQFWREGNIDGRALAQLLAQREPAGRLPFSA; via the coding sequence ATGAGCACGAGCGATCGCGAGCGCTGGGAGGCGCGCTACGGCCGCGAGGGCCTGGTGATGGGGGAGCGCGTGAAGCCGCTCGTGCGCGAGCTCGAGCCGGTCCTGCCCTGGAGCGGCCGCGCGCTGGACATCGCCTGCGGCGAGGGCCAGCTGGCCGTGTGGCTGGCGCAGCGCGGCCTCGATGTGACGGCAGTGGACATTTCCCCCAGCGGGCTCGCCAAGCTGCGCGCGCAGGCGGAGGCGGCGGGCGTCGGCGTGCGCGTCCACGGCATCGAAGCCGATCTCGATCATGGGCTGCCGGCGCTCGAGCCCGGTTTCGACCTCGTCACCTGCATCGACTTCTATTCCCCGGCGGTCATGGCCCAGGCGCGCCACCTGCTGGCGCCCGGCGGCATGCTGCTGGTGCAGGTGGTGCTGGAGCGCACCGGAGCGGAGGCGCGGTGCAAGGCACAGCGCTTCGGCGCCGACGAGCCCGCTGCCGGGGACAGTCCGCCACCGGGGGACAGCCCCCACCGGGCACGCTCGAACGAGGCGTTGGAATTCGCCGCGGGCATGCGCCTGCAGTTCTGGCGCGAAGGCAACATCGACGGGCGGGCGCTGGCCCAGCTGCTGGCCCAACGCGAGCCGGCCGGGCGACTGCCGTTCAGCGCATGA
- the fghA gene encoding S-formylglutathione hydrolase translates to MDAPELLSEHRCFGGTVGYYRHASTANRCDMRFAVYTPPAAAHGPVPVLTWLSGLTCTEETFMIKAGAQRVAAELGLMLVAPDTSPRGAGVPDAEDGAWDLGLGAGFYLDATVAPWASHYRMHEYVITELPRVIAEHFPADMARQGICGHSMGGHGALVLGLRHPDTYASISAFAPISAPSRCPWGQKAFTAYLGPDPEAWAAWDATQLLANGGGREGRASILVDQGLEDQFLAEQLYPEALEAACHKAGQALELRRHAGYDHGYFFIASFIEDHLRHHAAILGATA, encoded by the coding sequence ATGGACGCGCCCGAGCTGCTCTCCGAGCACCGCTGTTTCGGCGGCACCGTGGGTTATTACCGCCACGCCTCCACGGCCAATCGCTGCGACATGCGCTTTGCGGTGTACACGCCGCCCGCCGCCGCGCACGGCCCGGTGCCGGTGCTCACCTGGCTGTCCGGGCTCACCTGCACGGAAGAGACCTTCATGATCAAGGCCGGCGCGCAGCGCGTGGCGGCTGAGCTCGGGCTGATGCTGGTGGCGCCGGACACCAGCCCGCGCGGCGCGGGCGTGCCGGACGCGGAGGACGGTGCCTGGGACCTCGGGCTCGGCGCCGGCTTCTACCTCGACGCCACCGTGGCGCCCTGGGCATCGCACTACCGCATGCACGAGTACGTCATCACCGAGCTGCCGCGGGTCATCGCCGAGCATTTCCCTGCCGACATGGCGCGGCAGGGCATCTGCGGCCACTCCATGGGCGGGCACGGTGCGCTGGTGCTCGGGCTGCGCCACCCGGACACCTACGCCTCGATCTCGGCCTTCGCGCCGATCTCCGCGCCGAGCCGCTGCCCCTGGGGCCAGAAGGCCTTCACCGCCTACCTCGGGCCCGATCCGGAGGCCTGGGCGGCATGGGATGCGACGCAGCTGCTCGCGAACGGCGGCGGACGCGAGGGCAGGGCGTCGATCCTGGTCGACCAGGGCCTGGAGGACCAGTTCCTCGCCGAGCAGCTGTACCCCGAAGCCCTGGAGGCGGCCTGCCACAAGGCCGGGCAGGCGCTGGAGCTGCGCCGTCACGCCGGCTACGACCACGGCTATTTCTTCATCGCCTCCTTCATCGAAGATCACCTGCGGCACCATGCCGCGATCCTGGGCGCGACGGCATGA